TCCAGGGATCAACCTATCTATTACTCTAGGAACAATCCTAGAACTACAGCAAATGGATGATTTTTTTCAGGATTATTAGTGCATTACAATATCAAATGAGCACAGCTATGGAAACCAAGTAACCAACAGGTACTCCTCCGGATATCATGACACAACTAAGACAATGGATACCAATATGGGAGAATTTCAGGTACTAGAGCACCTGTGTAAGTGTTTATCCATATGTAGATTGGATgtagattttaaattttgtggTGTGAACTAGCGAATGTGGTGATACTGTGATGGATGCCACGAAAtaatttctgattttttttcctaaacatTTACATGTATTTTTGTTGGTTTGAAGCTTAGGTGCTCCCGTGTTCCATGGAGCACATGAAATTCTCCTATATTCAGAATTGCAAGTGCTCCATAAGAATCTAAAATAGGACAGTATGGCAGGAAGGCAAACTAGaagtgtaaaaaaaaatgaatacaatAAGTACCTGAAATAAGGCAATGACATGTTTTAGAAATGGTAGTATTTATTTCTTACAAAAAAACTGTATATGCTGTGAGCTGCATTTTGAACTTCAACATACAACTCTAAGCAAGTTACCAAGTTCTATGTGGAGGCTGCTAACTTttaaaaaccttaccaaaaaaTTTGTATGGAATGGAATAGTTTTGATCCAACAAATAAAATTAAGGACACAACTAAAGGAACCTATACCACATTCTGTTGTTCAGGCCTCATTGGCATGGATTCACCAAGAACAGTTGATTCCTTATAACCATCTCAGATAATATATAGAAAATTGAATATCAATGAGCTACACATTTAATTTTGTGTACGGACAAAGAAAGTACCAGAATTGTATTCATGGGGCTGTAGCTGCTTCGCTCGAGCCTTATCGACTAACTCCTTCCATTTCCTCGACAAAGAATAAATGTCGAGCTGCATAAACCAACAATTAACCATTTTCATCAAGAGACGCCATCATAAACACCAATTTTAAGTATATGCAACAATTACAAGCACTGTACCTTATCAGCATCAGGAAGCACTGGCGTAATCAACCCACCATCGATGGCCACTGCCACAGCGATGTTTATGCTGCTGTTGTAAGTGAAGCTCTTCCCATCTCTGCAGCTGGAGTTTATAACCGGGTGTTGCACGAGCGCCATTGCAGTCGCCTTCGCCAACAGGGCCGACATTGTCACACCCTTCGGCTTAATCTGTCAAAACATCACTCATTTACACAACCATCCCACCACTGCATAATAGTACTAATCTAAGAGAAACAAGAATTGCAGAGGCAGTCACCTTCTTGTAGAGTGCATCCAGAGCATCGGTTGTGAAGGTGTAACCGACTCTGAACGTCGGCACGGCGAGGCTCTCCACCATGTTCTTGCTGACGGCACCCTGCATTGTCGTGAATGGCACCGTCGAACCCAGCGGCACATCGGGCCGAGCAGCCGCCACGGGCGCCGCCTTCTttggcgcagccgccgccgcctcgacgtCCTTGGCCACTATCCGCCCGCCAGGGCCAGAGCCGGTAATGGAGTTGAGATCGACGTTGAGGTCCTTGGCTAGCTTCCTGGCGTACGGCGACGCGACCACGCGCAAGCCGCCTTGCGAGGCTGGGGATGGAGGCGCGGGAGCGGagactgctgctgctactggcgctggaggaggtggcgggggagggggaggggttgATTCttggggaggcggaggtggtggagaggaggaggaggaggaggagagggaggcggcctTGGACTGGGCGGCGGGGATCTCGTCCTCGGACTCGGCGAGGAGCGCGATGGCGGAGCCGACGGGGGCGGACTCGCCGgcggggacgaggacggcggcgaggaagccgTCGTGGAAGGTCTCGACGTCCATGTCGGCCTTGTCGgactcgacgacgacgacggggtcGCCCTTGGCGAGGCGGTCCCCCTCGGAGGCCGTCCACGACACGATCTTCCCCTCCGTCATGGTCGAGCTCAGCGCCGGCATGAAGATCTCCCGGATCTTCGCCTCCACGCGGAagcacgcccgccgccgccggctgctcccTGCCGGCgccgtgacgccgccgccgcggcggcggaggaggaggaaggagggcgccgcggcggcggtggcggaggactggaggtggaggagggcggCCATTGCGAGGTCGCGCGGGGGTGGGGTGGGGCGGggcggagagggggagggaggggtggTGCGCCGCGGCGCGACGCGAGGCGAGGCTTTGAGGAGTCGCGGGTGCCTCGGGAGTATCggaggcggggggggggggggcggattggccgaggaggaagaagatggtggtggtgaggtTTTGGGCTTGTGTTTTTAGCTTACTTtggtccaaagtccaaacccaCTGACCACTAAGCCCAATGTTTCTTCTTCaacctttttcctcttttccttctaagtactctctccgttttagaTCGTaggactttctaacattgctcatattcatttagaagttaatgaatctagacatatatatatatatatatatgcatagattcattaacatctatatgaatatgggcaatgctagaaaatcttacattgtgaaacggaggaagtattattctTTTTCATTGAGGATATTGTAAGAGTGCTAGCTTCAAGTTTGACACTCCACCcccataaattattttgttaTAAATGCTCACCCAAATGCTCAGTTTTATTGTAAAAATCACCCCACTGCGTACGTGTTCAATTGGATCAACCCATTTATCGCTGATGTAGAGGTGCCGCATGCGTGTTAGGGTGGTCTTTACAACAAACAGAGTATGTAGGTGAgcatttacaaaaaaaatattgacatATAGGGTGGAATGTTAAACTTCAAGTAACTTATGAGATGGTTTCTGCAAATTTCCATTTTTcattacacaaaaaaaaacacgaacATACACACCATGATATATACATGCTCGTAGGGTTCACGAAACCGATCGGTTTTCATGAAACCGCTTGTCATCGGTTTGTAGAAGCTAACTGGTTTTCATATTGCATTGACCGAACGTCATCGGTTTTTAGGCTATGTTCGGATATgggaagttgggaactaaactccccgcacggaaaacggagtggtacattagcgtgtgattaattaagtatttgctaattttttttcaaaaatgtatcaatatgatttttttaagcaactttcatataaaaacttATTGTAAAAagcgcaccgtttagtagtttgaaaagcgtgcgcacggaaaacgatggagaggggttgggaacatgggattgcaaacacagccttactGTTTTTCTTTAACCGGTTTTGAGTAAATCGGTGGGAGCGGTTTTCACTTTGAAAACGAAAAGGGTAAATCCTGCATGCCTGTGAGTAAACCTTGTTAACACATGTTCAAAGAAATGCATCCGGTAGTTAATCTCTAGCCTCACTAAATTCATGTCAAAAGTAATGGTATAGTTCATGTTGATGcaattttttcttattttttggcTGGGAGTTTCTTCAAGACCTATAATTCCTACTACTAGGAAGTGAACATACATACTGAAGTGTTGAAGTGGTTAGAGAAAGCAAGTTTCAGAAAGGTTTAAAAGCAAAACAATGGGAGCTAAATTCCTCATTGCATGTTTCACTCAAACTTAGGTCAGTGGCTCTGGCTCTAGTTCCCTTAAAAAAGAAAGATCAGTGGCTCTTTGTTAATACTGAATAACACtggcacaaaaaaaaatacaaaacttTGAACTGACATGCAAAAGGTATGCTAATAAGTAataacaatttatatatatgtttgttagATAATGGATGCCAATCCGGCCTCGACATCCCACATGGATGTACACAACCAACCATTTACAAATATGATCATATAGCATAGAAGAACACAATTCCTGATTCATTCCAAAACAGATATCTGGCTTCTAAATTGTTCAGGGATATATATCATAGTCTATCTACTGTTCTACCTTAACTATGGCTCTATTTCACTACTATTGTTATATGGAATTGCCGTGTACAAGGTATGCTAATAACCATGTGTGAATATATGATGATACAGCATAGATAAACCCATTGGTCATTCATTCCAAAATAGATATCTGAATACTAAATTGATCAGCCATATCATAATCTACTACTCTACCTTGAACTATGGTGCTGGTACTATACAAGGACCCCGTATACTGATTGCTGACATCCACAAACTAAGCAAAATGATCAAACTCCATTCAGAACCTACCTAAGCTACCAAAACATATCATGCCAGATCACTTTGCGTTGAATAGCATCCTCAAGACGGTGCGCATCTTTGGTCGAGCATCTGGAGAGAGCGCAACACAAGCGAGGGCGATGTTCAGGACCGACAACATCTGGCTGTGAACAGCAGCTGAAGTTCTTGAGACCCTGGTGTCAAGGATCTGCTCCCTCTGATCAGGGCTGCCTGAAAGACTCAGAGCCCACTTGGCTAACTCGATGCCATCACTGACCGATGGTTTCCCAGTCAAAAGCTCCAGTaagattactccaaagctgtAAACGTTGCCAGCCATCGTCAACCTCATCGTGTATGCATACTCTGCAACATAGTTCAACAAAATTTAGCTTCAGTATAAATCTCATCTCATATAGATCTCGGAAAGCGTCAAATCATTTTGTGCTAGTGTACTGAAGGACAAGATCATAGAAGCTAGGTTTTTTATTAGATTTGTCAAAAGTAGGAGATGTGCTTATTTTGgagggaaatttaactatttgccacttttgtgACATGGCAgttaacgatttgccacaccctgtcaatgacatgtgggctctcatgtgtctatgacatgtgggcctagtgGTAAATCATTAAGCAACatccgtaagagtggcaaatagttaaaagccccttTTTTGGATGATACTACAAATGTAGTAGACGACAACCCATGGGAAACAAAGCAAATATGTTTTCTCCAGAAATTCTGAAAACAAAACTAGCATAGGAGTGTAGACAGGATTGTGGTCAATTGAAGTATGCAGGTAATGCAAACAGAATTGCCTCAAGTAAATTACTTGAAAACATAGATATGAACTATAAATAGATCAAATCAACAGAGAACAGTAAATAACCACTATCAGCAGTTTCAGTTTAACTGCTTAAGTTGATAATTATGCACTCAAATTGAACCAGAACAGTCCATTACCTGGTGGAATATAACCAACTGTACCAGCAATGGTCGAAAGGCTCCCACTGCTCTTCAAAGTATCAACAATTTTGTAAAGTTCAACATCTCCAATCTGAGGCTCATTCATTGACTTCAAGTGGACAGTCCTTGTTGACAGATCAAGAAGCAGAACTGGCTGAGTGCACCCATGAAGAAATGTCAGCCCTTGGGCTAGCCCAAAAGCTATGCTATACCGTGAAGGCCAGTCCAGAACATCTGATCTTCCAGCATGAAGGAAATCGAACACCGTGCCCTTGTGCACATGCTCATAGATGATGTATGCATTGTCTTCTGTCAACACATAAGCCAATGGCACCATTACATTGGAATTGCTCAACTTCCCAAGTACCTCAAGTTCATGAGCAACCTTCCCTTGGCTCCCAATTTGGAATATCTTGTCACTACAATTAATCTGTTTTAAAGAATAGGTTGAGCCATTAGGCATCACAGCCTTATAGTAAGTGCAGAACCTTGTTTTCAGAAAAATGTTGCTGTGATTGGAGACTGCTTCCATTGCTTTCACGAAATCAATTGCAGAGGTATGGATACTATTCATAGTTATGAGGTGACCATTGATGATTCGAGCAACATCCTCAGTTGATGGTCCTTCATCTTCAACACGATAAATTCTCTTAGAATATGAAATTGTAACAATAGCAGCAAGCAAGCACAATCCAACAAGAGCACCAGTAATGGCAACGACGATGATGACTGTATTGTGTGTCCTTCTCTTACCACTTGTAGGGGCGTTGTCATAATTTCTTGTACCATTTGTAAGATCGGGATTTCCATTGGTAGCAATATCAACATGTTGACGAAATATAGGAATGGACCCAGAAAGGTGATTATAAGAAAGCACTAGTTGCGTCAAGCTTTCTAGCTTTGCAAGTGAGGCCGGCACCTCACCATACAAGTTGTTGTATGAAAGATCAAGAATCTCTAGATCACTCAATAAGTCAATATTTGAAGGAATAGATCCGCTGAGATTGTTGTGGCTTAGATTAAGAACAGTACTCAATTTGGTCGGCATTGTTGGGATGGTACCAGTCAAGATATTATTCCCCAGATTGAGCTCAATTAGAGAAGTTAATAAATGGAGTGAATCTGGAATGGTGCCGCTGATCTTGTTGCATTGCAAATTCAAAATGGAAAGCTTTGGCAGCTTGCCGATTTCTCTTGGTATCCCTCCAGTGAATGAATTACCACTAAGATTCAATGTGATCAGGCTTGTCAAATTAGAAAATACACTTGGGATAGGTCCATCCAGATTGTTCATTTGGAGTTTAAGAACTACCAGTTTGTCAAGGCTGCTGATTGCATCAGGCACTGGACCCTGAAACTTATTTGATGCCAGATTCAGCAAAGACAAACTCTTGCATCTGCCAAGTTCCAATGGTATGCTTCCCGTCAACTGATTGCTATCCAGCTCAAGATAAGCCAAGGTCGATGCATCACCAATGGTGGCCGGGATGGTTCCATTGAGAGAGTTGCCTCCACCAAGCCTCAACCGATAGAGGGTCGGAGACAAGCTGCTAGGGATGGGCCCTTCGAGCTTATTGTGAGTGAGATCAACAGTCCACAGTCCCACAGGACTAAGAATATCAGAGGGAATCACTCCACTAAGTTCGTTGTAACTCAGATCCAGCATCTTCACATTCTTGGTGATACCACTAGGGATGAAACCGGTAAAATTGTTCTGATTAGCTGCAAACCGAGCAAGGCTTGCAACATTTGACACACTCACAGGTATATTGCCACTCAGTTGATTACCTGATAAGAGCAAAGTCTTGAGCTTGGGTAACTTTAAGAACTCATCCGGTACATCACCATTTAGATTGTTCTGACTAAGATCCAGCATAGTAAGATTTTGGTAATTGAACAAAGCTATTGGAATGCTACCACTGAAATTGTTGATGGACAACACCAATTCCTCCAAAGACGGGGTCATGCTTGTAGGAACATCACCAGCCAAGTTATTGCTACTAAGATTCAAGCTTCTCAGCTTGAGCAAAGAACTCAACTGGGTTCTGACATCACCACTGAAAGAATTGAAGGACAAGTCAAGAACCTCAAGAAGGGGAAAACCAGAGAAATTACTAAGAGGCATGGATAGCTGGCTGCTGCTGAGATTAAGTGACCGCAATCCAGCCTTCATGGAGCAAGAAGAGGTGAAGAATTGCTCTATCGAATTGGTGAAGGAATTCTTAGAGAGATCAAGGATTTGCAAGGTGTCAAGAGAGCATATGGTTGCAAATATGGTGGAGTTGGACAAACCATACCCAGACAAAGTAAGGTTGGTCACAACTGATATGGAATTGGAGCTAGAAGAGCAACTCACTCCATCCCATCGGCATGGATTCGAATCGCTCGTGTTCCACTTGGCACTGGCAGTAACCAAGCCAGAAAGCTCCTTCATGATCGATACCTGAGTCGTATTTAGCGgtgccggcgccgacgcggcaGTGGCGACCATGGACGAATCaagaaacaagaacaagaagaggAGAACTTGTACCAGCAGCAGCAAGAAGCCATTGTTGCGACAGTAACAAGGCCTCCTCTCCGCCATGGCCACCTGTTCTTGGCCTCCCATTGATTCCTGTATCTCCTTCCCTTAATcccctccctttcctccctGATGAACTTCACTGCAGGCTCAACCACCACCcaagaaaatcgattttttcctctctttccctAGGTTTTGGGGCTCTCGGTGTTCTTGGCCATggctctcttctctcctcttcttgctCCTCCCAGACTCCCAGTGCTTCGGCGTTGGGAGTCCAGTCTTTtagagagaaggaaaggaggattttttttttctctcgcaCACATACACCTCTTGGGGTCCAGGGTTGACTGACTGAAACGTATATCTTGTGTGAGTGACCAAAACCTGTGAGAGAGGGGAGCTGAAAACACTGAAGAAAGCAGGTTGAGAACAGTGATGATGAGAACCTGCATTTAGGCTGAGTTTTAGGGAAACTTTGGCAGCTTTGAAGAATGGTCTTTCTGTTACCATTCAAACAACAAAAGAATGGTCTTTATGTTActattccaaagaaaaaaaatgatcttTTCTGTTGGTAATTTCTCAGTTATATCCATGGATGCCaatttttcatatatgcaaactGACTGGAATATACTTGCTGTCCAATTTGTTTTTGGTGATTTAGGAGTAtttaaaatcaacttaaaaaaaCACAGTAATGTTCAGGAAAAAAGATAATGGTACATGAAATTATAAATAGTCTTTTTGAGTATTTGAACTGCCTCTGGAACAAGTTCTTG
This genomic window from Oryza sativa Japonica Group chromosome 12, ASM3414082v1 contains:
- the LOC4351678 gene encoding dihydrolipoyllysine-residue acetyltransferase component 5 of pyruvate dehydrogenase complex, chloroplastic; this translates as MAALLHLQSSATAAAAPSFLLLRRRGGGVTAPAGSSRRRRACFRVEAKIREIFMPALSSTMTEGKIVSWTASEGDRLAKGDPVVVVESDKADMDVETFHDGFLAAVLVPAGESAPVGSAIALLAESEDEIPAAQSKAASLSSSSSSSPPPPPPQESTPPPPPPPPPAPVAAAVSAPAPPSPASQGGLRVVASPYARKLAKDLNVDLNSITGSGPGGRIVAKDVEAAAAAPKKAAPVAAARPDVPLGSTVPFTTMQGAVSKNMVESLAVPTFRVGYTFTTDALDALYKKIKPKGVTMSALLAKATAMALVQHPVINSSCRDGKSFTYNSSINIAVAVAIDGGLITPVLPDADKLDIYSLSRKWKELVDKARAKQLQPHEYNSGTFTISNLGMFGVDRFDAILPPGTGAIMAVGSSQPTLVGTKDGSIGIKNQMQVNVTADHRVIYGADLAAFLQTLSKIIEDPKDLTF
- the LOC4351679 gene encoding leucine-rich repeat receptor-like tyrosine-protein kinase PXC3, with amino-acid sequence MGGQEQVAMAERRPCYCRNNGFLLLLVQVLLFLFLFLDSSMVATAASAPAPLNTTQVSIMKELSGLVTASAKWNTSDSNPCRWDGVSCSSSSNSISVVTNLTLSGYGLSNSTIFATICSLDTLQILDLSKNSFTNSIEQFFTSSCSMKAGLRSLNLSSSQLSMPLSNFSGFPLLEVLDLSFNSFSGDVRTQLSSLLKLRSLNLSSNNLAGDVPTSMTPSLEELVLSINNFSGSIPIALFNYQNLTMLDLSQNNLNGDVPDEFLKLPKLKTLLLSGNQLSGNIPVSVSNVASLARFAANQNNFTGFIPSGITKNVKMLDLSYNELSGVIPSDILSPVGLWTVDLTHNKLEGPIPSSLSPTLYRLRLGGGNSLNGTIPATIGDASTLAYLELDSNQLTGSIPLELGRCKSLSLLNLASNKFQGPVPDAISSLDKLVVLKLQMNNLDGPIPSVFSNLTSLITLNLSGNSFTGGIPREIGKLPKLSILNLQCNKISGTIPDSLHLLTSLIELNLGNNILTGTIPTMPTKLSTVLNLSHNNLSGSIPSNIDLLSDLEILDLSYNNLYGEVPASLAKLESLTQLVLSYNHLSGSIPIFRQHVDIATNGNPDLTNGTRNYDNAPTSGKRRTHNTVIIVVAITGALVGLCLLAAIVTISYSKRIYRVEDEGPSTEDVARIINGHLITMNSIHTSAIDFVKAMEAVSNHSNIFLKTRFCTYYKAVMPNGSTYSLKQINCSDKIFQIGSQGKVAHELEVLGKLSNSNVMVPLAYVLTEDNAYIIYEHVHKGTVFDFLHAGRSDVLDWPSRYSIAFGLAQGLTFLHGCTQPVLLLDLSTRTVHLKSMNEPQIGDVELYKIVDTLKSSGSLSTIAGTVGYIPPEYAYTMRLTMAGNVYSFGVILLELLTGKPSVSDGIELAKWALSLSGSPDQREQILDTRVSRTSAAVHSQMLSVLNIALACVALSPDARPKMRTVLRMLFNAK